In the genome of Rhizobium rhizogenes, one region contains:
- a CDS encoding septum formation initiator family protein yields MWTRHHKKRRFGRLIVPAITIAFLSYFGYHSIHGDFGLQATERLERQRLARTAELAKLTQARTALERQVELLSDGSLERDMIDEISRYQLNMSRTDEIVIMNTYF; encoded by the coding sequence ATGTGGACCAGACATCATAAAAAGAGACGATTCGGCCGTTTGATCGTTCCGGCCATCACGATCGCTTTTCTTTCCTATTTCGGGTATCATTCCATCCATGGCGACTTCGGCCTTCAGGCGACGGAGCGGCTGGAGCGCCAGCGTCTTGCCCGCACTGCGGAGCTTGCAAAGCTGACGCAGGCGCGCACGGCACTGGAACGGCAGGTGGAATTGTTGAGTGACGGTTCGCTGGAGCGGGACATGATCGATGAGATTTCCCGTTACCAGCTGAATATGTCGCGTACGGACGAAATCGTCATCATGAACACATATTTCTAA
- the lipA gene encoding lipoyl synthase — MVTILDRTSSDEKRIRHPEKAHRPDTEVMRKPEWIRVKAPTSKGYHETRELVRSHKLVTVCEEAGCPNIGECWDKKHATFMIMGEICTRACAFCNVATGKPNPLDMDEPENVAKAVKQMGLSHVVITSVDRDDLADGGAEHFEKVIWAIRAASPTTTIEILTPDFLKKPGALERVVAAKPDVFNHNMETVPGNYLTVRPGARYFHSVRLLQRVKELDPTMFTKSGIMVGLGEERNEVLQLMDDLRSADVDFLTIGQYLQPTRKHHKVEAFVTPEEFKSYETVAYTKGFLMVSSSPLTRSSHHAGDDFERLRAAREKKLLAAAE; from the coding sequence ATGGTCACTATTCTCGACAGAACGTCGTCCGACGAAAAGCGCATCCGCCACCCGGAAAAGGCGCATCGGCCCGATACCGAGGTCATGCGCAAGCCGGAATGGATCCGCGTCAAGGCGCCGACCTCCAAGGGCTATCACGAGACGCGCGAACTGGTGCGCAGCCACAAGCTGGTAACGGTGTGCGAGGAAGCCGGCTGTCCGAATATCGGCGAATGCTGGGACAAGAAACACGCGACCTTCATGATCATGGGTGAAATCTGCACCCGCGCCTGCGCCTTCTGCAACGTCGCGACCGGCAAGCCCAATCCGCTTGACATGGACGAGCCTGAGAATGTCGCCAAGGCCGTCAAGCAGATGGGCCTTTCCCACGTCGTCATCACCTCGGTGGACCGCGACGATCTCGCCGATGGCGGTGCTGAACATTTCGAGAAGGTCATCTGGGCGATCCGTGCTGCGTCTCCGACGACGACCATCGAAATCCTGACCCCTGACTTCCTGAAGAAGCCCGGTGCGCTGGAACGGGTCGTCGCCGCCAAGCCCGATGTCTTCAATCACAATATGGAAACCGTTCCAGGCAATTATCTGACGGTCCGGCCCGGTGCGCGCTATTTCCATTCCGTGCGCCTCCTGCAGCGCGTCAAGGAACTGGACCCCACCATGTTCACCAAGTCGGGCATCATGGTTGGCCTCGGTGAAGAGCGTAACGAAGTGCTGCAGCTGATGGACGATCTGCGCAGCGCCGACGTGGACTTCCTGACTATCGGCCAGTACCTGCAGCCGACCCGCAAGCACCACAAGGTCGAGGCCTTCGTGACGCCGGAAGAGTTCAAGTCCTACGAAACGGTCGCCTATACCAAGGGCTTCCTGATGGTGTCCTCCAGCCCGCTGACCCGTTCTTCCCACCATGCCGGCGACGATTTTGAGCGCCTGCGTGCAGCCCGCGAGAAGAAGCTGCTGGCGGCTGCGGAGTAA
- a CDS encoding pyruvate dehydrogenase complex E1 component subunit beta, with the protein MPVEILMPALSPTMEEGTLSKWLKQEGDKVTSGDVIAEIETDKATMEVEAVDEGVIGKLLIDAGTEGVKVNTPIAVLIQEGESADDISASAPKAEAANSGSDAAGGKTREATEEPSAAKEAAKVPAAPKIEVAADPDIPEGTEMVMTTVREALRDAMAEEMRADEKVFVMGEEVAEYQGAYKITQGLLQEFGERRVIDTPITEHGFAGIGVGAAMTGLRPIVEFMTFNFAMQAIDQIVNSAAKTLYMSGGQMGAPMVFRGPSGAAARVGAQHSQCYAAWYSHIPGLKVVMPYTAADAKGLLKAAIRDPNPVIFLENEILYGQSFEVPKLDDFVLPIGKARIHRKGKDATIVSFGIGMTYAIKAVAELEKLGIDVELIDLRTIRPMDLPTVIESVKKTGRLVTVEEGFPQSSVGDFIANQVMRAAFDYLDAPILTIAGKDVPMPYAANLEKLALPNVDEVVQAVKTVCYK; encoded by the coding sequence ATGCCTGTAGAAATTCTTATGCCCGCCCTTTCCCCGACCATGGAGGAAGGCACGCTTTCCAAATGGCTTAAACAGGAAGGCGACAAGGTCACCTCCGGCGACGTGATTGCCGAGATCGAAACCGACAAGGCGACCATGGAAGTGGAAGCCGTGGATGAAGGCGTCATCGGCAAGCTGCTGATCGATGCCGGCACTGAAGGCGTCAAGGTCAATACGCCGATTGCCGTGCTTATTCAGGAAGGCGAAAGCGCCGACGACATTTCCGCTTCCGCGCCGAAGGCTGAAGCCGCAAATTCCGGTTCTGATGCCGCCGGCGGCAAGACCCGTGAAGCGACCGAGGAGCCGAGCGCTGCCAAGGAAGCCGCCAAGGTTCCTGCAGCCCCGAAGATCGAAGTCGCCGCCGATCCGGATATTCCCGAAGGCACGGAAATGGTGATGACGACGGTGCGTGAAGCGCTGCGCGACGCCATGGCCGAAGAAATGCGCGCCGACGAAAAAGTTTTCGTCATGGGTGAAGAAGTCGCCGAATATCAGGGCGCCTACAAGATCACGCAAGGGTTGCTGCAGGAATTCGGCGAGCGCCGCGTCATCGACACCCCGATCACCGAGCATGGTTTTGCCGGTATCGGCGTCGGCGCGGCCATGACTGGCCTGCGACCCATCGTCGAATTCATGACCTTCAACTTCGCCATGCAGGCGATCGACCAGATCGTCAACTCGGCGGCCAAGACGCTTTATATGTCGGGTGGCCAGATGGGCGCTCCGATGGTGTTCCGCGGTCCCTCGGGCGCTGCTGCCCGCGTCGGTGCACAGCATTCGCAATGTTACGCCGCATGGTACAGCCATATTCCGGGCCTCAAGGTCGTCATGCCCTATACGGCAGCCGACGCTAAGGGCCTGCTCAAGGCGGCCATCCGCGATCCGAACCCGGTCATTTTCCTGGAAAATGAAATTCTCTACGGCCAGAGCTTCGAAGTGCCGAAGCTCGATGATTTCGTGCTGCCGATCGGCAAGGCACGCATTCACCGCAAGGGCAAGGATGCGACCATCGTTTCCTTCGGCATCGGCATGACCTACGCGATCAAGGCGGTTGCGGAACTCGAAAAGCTCGGCATCGATGTCGAACTGATCGACCTGCGCACCATTCGTCCGATGGATCTGCCCACGGTTATCGAATCGGTCAAGAAGACCGGCCGTCTGGTCACGGTGGAGGAAGGCTTCCCGCAGTCATCGGTCGGTGACTTCATTGCCAACCAGGTCATGCGCGCCGCTTTCGATTATCTCGATGCGCCGATCCTGACGATCGCCGGCAAGGATGTTCCGATGCCTTACGCGGCAAACCTCGAAAAGCTGGCTCTGCCGAACGTCGATGAAGTCGTTCAGGCCGTCAAAACCGTCTGCTACAAGTAA
- the eno gene encoding phosphopyruvate hydratase has protein sequence MTAITDIIAREILDSRGNPTVEVDVYLEDGSMGRAAVPSGASTGAHEAVELRDGGKRYLGKGVEKAVEAVNTEIFDAIGGFDAENQIQIDQTMIALDGTPNKSRIGANAILGVSLAVAKAAAEASGLPLYRYVGGPNAHLLPVPMMNIINGGAHADNPIDFQEFMILPVGAENIREAVRMGSEVFHTLKKELSAQGHNTNVGDEGGFAPGLESAPAALDFIMKSIEKAGYRPGEDMYVGLDCASTEFFKNGKYVLEGEGRTLESGAMAEYLAELVAKYPIISIEDGMAEDDWDGWKALTDLIGNKCQLVGDDLFVTNSARLRDGIKMGVANSILVKVNQIGSLSETLDAVETAHKAGYTAVMSHRSGETEDSTIADLAVATNCGQIKTGSLARSDRLAKYNQLIRIEEMLGPQAAYAGRSILRG, from the coding sequence ATGACTGCCATTACCGATATCATCGCGCGCGAAATCCTCGACAGCCGCGGCAACCCGACCGTTGAAGTCGATGTTTATCTCGAAGACGGCTCCATGGGCCGCGCCGCCGTTCCTTCGGGCGCCTCCACCGGTGCGCATGAAGCGGTTGAGCTGCGCGATGGCGGCAAGCGTTATCTCGGCAAGGGCGTGGAAAAGGCGGTCGAAGCCGTCAATACGGAAATCTTCGACGCCATCGGCGGTTTCGATGCCGAGAACCAGATTCAGATCGACCAGACGATGATCGCGCTTGACGGTACGCCGAACAAGTCGCGCATCGGCGCCAACGCCATTCTCGGCGTATCGCTTGCCGTCGCCAAGGCTGCGGCTGAAGCTTCCGGCCTGCCGCTTTACCGTTATGTCGGCGGCCCGAACGCGCATCTGCTGCCGGTTCCGATGATGAACATCATCAATGGCGGCGCCCATGCCGACAACCCGATCGACTTTCAGGAATTCATGATCCTGCCGGTCGGCGCGGAGAACATCCGCGAAGCCGTGCGCATGGGTTCTGAAGTGTTCCATACGCTGAAGAAAGAGCTGTCCGCTCAGGGCCACAACACCAATGTCGGTGATGAGGGCGGTTTCGCACCGGGTCTCGAAAGCGCGCCGGCAGCGCTCGATTTCATCATGAAGTCGATCGAAAAGGCTGGCTATCGTCCGGGCGAGGACATGTATGTCGGCCTCGACTGTGCATCGACCGAATTCTTCAAGAACGGCAAATACGTTCTCGAAGGTGAAGGCCGTACGCTGGAATCCGGCGCAATGGCTGAATACCTCGCGGAGCTCGTTGCCAAGTACCCGATCATCTCCATCGAAGACGGCATGGCTGAAGACGACTGGGACGGCTGGAAGGCGCTCACCGATCTGATCGGCAATAAGTGCCAGCTGGTCGGCGACGACCTCTTCGTCACCAACTCCGCTCGCCTTCGCGATGGTATCAAGATGGGTGTCGCAAACTCCATCCTCGTCAAGGTCAACCAGATCGGTTCGCTTTCTGAAACGCTGGACGCAGTCGAAACGGCGCACAAGGCCGGCTACACCGCCGTCATGTCGCACCGTTCGGGCGAAACGGAAGATTCCACCATCGCCGACCTCGCGGTTGCCACGAACTGCGGTCAGATCAAGACCGGTTCGCTCGCCCGTTCCGACCGGCTCGCGAAATACAACCAGCTGATCCGCATCGAGGAAATGCTGGGTCCGCAGGCTGCCTACGCTGGCCGTTCCATTCTGCGCGGATAA
- the lpdA gene encoding dihydrolipoyl dehydrogenase produces MAQSYDVIIIGSGPGGYIAAIRAAQLGMKVAVVEREHLAGICSNWGCIPTKALLRTADVMHTATHAKDYGLTLEGSIKPDVKAIVARSRGIAARMNNGVGFLFKKNKVDIIWGEARITKPGEIVVGKSTKPVVQPQGPVPKNTLGEGTYTAKHIIVATGARPRALPGIEPDGKLIWTYFEAMKPEELPKSLLVMGSGAIGIEFASFYRTMGVDVTVVEIMSQVMPVEDAEISAFAKKQLEKQGIKIHLETKVSKVEKAANSVTATLEKKDGSSEKITADRMISAVGVVANVEGIGLEAVGVKTDRGFIVIDGYGKTNVPGIYAIGDVAGPPLLAHKAEHEAVICVEKIAGLPNVHPMDKLKIPGCTYCNPQVASVGLTEAKAKEQGRDIRVGRFSFAANGKAVALGEDQGMVKTIFDKKTGELLGAHMVGAEVTELIQGFVVAMNLETTEEDLMHTIFPHPTISESMKESVLDAYGRVLNA; encoded by the coding sequence ATGGCTCAATCTTATGACGTCATCATCATCGGTTCGGGACCGGGCGGTTATATTGCCGCGATCCGCGCAGCCCAGCTCGGCATGAAGGTTGCCGTTGTCGAGCGCGAGCACCTTGCCGGCATCTGCTCCAACTGGGGCTGCATTCCCACCAAGGCCCTGCTGCGCACCGCCGATGTCATGCACACCGCCACTCATGCCAAGGATTACGGCCTGACGCTGGAAGGCTCGATCAAGCCGGACGTGAAGGCAATCGTCGCCCGCTCGCGCGGCATTGCCGCTCGCATGAACAACGGCGTCGGTTTCCTGTTCAAGAAGAACAAGGTCGATATCATCTGGGGTGAAGCCAGGATCACCAAGCCGGGTGAGATCGTCGTTGGCAAATCCACCAAGCCGGTGGTTCAGCCGCAGGGTCCGGTTCCGAAGAACACGCTGGGCGAGGGCACTTACACCGCCAAGCACATCATCGTCGCCACCGGCGCCCGCCCGCGCGCGCTGCCCGGCATAGAGCCGGATGGCAAGCTGATCTGGACATATTTCGAGGCGATGAAGCCGGAAGAGCTGCCGAAGTCGCTGCTGGTCATGGGCTCGGGCGCGATTGGCATCGAATTCGCCAGCTTCTACCGCACCATGGGCGTTGACGTCACCGTCGTCGAAATCATGAGCCAGGTCATGCCGGTCGAAGATGCGGAAATCTCCGCCTTCGCCAAGAAGCAGCTGGAAAAGCAGGGCATCAAGATTCATCTGGAAACCAAGGTTTCCAAGGTCGAGAAGGCTGCAAACTCCGTCACTGCGACGCTGGAGAAGAAGGACGGTTCTTCCGAGAAGATCACCGCCGACCGGATGATTTCCGCCGTTGGCGTCGTGGCGAATGTCGAAGGCATCGGCCTTGAGGCCGTTGGCGTGAAGACCGATCGCGGCTTCATCGTCATCGACGGTTACGGCAAGACCAACGTGCCTGGCATCTATGCCATCGGCGATGTTGCCGGCCCGCCACTGCTCGCCCACAAGGCCGAGCATGAGGCCGTCATCTGCGTCGAAAAGATCGCCGGTCTGCCGAATGTTCACCCGATGGACAAGCTCAAGATCCCCGGCTGCACCTATTGCAACCCGCAGGTCGCCTCGGTCGGCCTCACCGAAGCCAAGGCGAAGGAACAGGGCCGCGACATCCGCGTCGGCCGCTTCTCCTTTGCGGCAAACGGCAAGGCGGTCGCTCTTGGCGAAGATCAGGGCATGGTCAAGACCATCTTCGACAAGAAGACCGGTGAGCTGCTTGGCGCGCATATGGTTGGCGCGGAAGTCACCGAACTCATTCAGGGCTTCGTCGTTGCCATGAATCTCGAGACGACCGAGGAAGATTTGATGCACACGATCTTCCCGCATCCGACCATTTCGGAATCGATGAAGGAAAGCGTGCTCGACGCCTATGGGCGTGTGCTGAACGCATAA
- a CDS encoding DMT family transporter — protein MNNRTGLGVFYGMLAGALWGGIFLAPKLVPDFSALQLSTARYLTYGLISLIIIGPRLRRVSAHFGAREWFALGWLSMIGNIAYYVFISTAVKLSGVAFTSIIIGFLPVAVTIIGSRDHGAVSLKRLWPSLAFGAIGIIGISWQSLTENDAGLDVSRIIGLACALGALASWTAFAVGNARWLSRLHDVSADDWNMMTGVVTGGLALLLAIPAFGFGGESHSTGDWLHFTAIAAGLGFTASILGNAFWNRMSRLLPLTLVGQMILFETLFALLYGFIWEGRGPTLIEVVAICSVVLSVVLCMRAHRPEKVVA, from the coding sequence ATGAACAACAGAACAGGTCTCGGTGTTTTTTACGGCATGCTGGCGGGTGCACTGTGGGGGGGTATCTTTCTCGCCCCAAAACTGGTGCCGGATTTTTCGGCCCTGCAACTGTCTACGGCACGTTATCTCACCTACGGGCTAATTTCCCTCATCATTATCGGACCGCGGCTGAGACGCGTGTCAGCCCATTTCGGCGCGCGGGAATGGTTCGCGCTCGGCTGGCTAAGCATGATCGGCAATATCGCCTATTATGTCTTCATATCAACGGCGGTGAAGCTGAGCGGTGTTGCTTTCACCTCCATCATCATCGGCTTCCTGCCCGTCGCCGTCACCATCATCGGCAGCCGCGATCACGGCGCGGTGTCGCTGAAGCGGCTGTGGCCGTCGCTTGCCTTCGGTGCCATCGGCATTATCGGCATTTCCTGGCAGTCGCTGACGGAAAACGATGCCGGGCTGGATGTGTCCCGTATCATCGGGCTTGCCTGTGCTCTCGGCGCGCTGGCCTCATGGACGGCCTTTGCTGTCGGCAATGCCCGCTGGCTGTCGCGTCTTCACGATGTAAGCGCCGATGACTGGAACATGATGACGGGTGTCGTAACCGGCGGGCTTGCGCTGCTGCTCGCCATTCCGGCCTTCGGATTTGGTGGGGAAAGCCATAGCACGGGAGACTGGCTGCATTTCACCGCCATCGCCGCCGGGCTCGGTTTCACCGCCTCCATTCTCGGCAATGCCTTCTGGAACCGCATGAGCCGCCTGCTGCCACTCACCCTGGTCGGACAGATGATCCTGTTCGAAACGCTGTTTGCGCTGCTTTACGGCTTTATCTGGGAAGGACGCGGCCCAACACTTATTGAGGTCGTGGCAATATGTTCCGTGGTACTGAGCGTCGTGCTGTGCATGCGGGCGCACCGGCCTGAGAAGGTTGTGGCCTAA
- a CDS encoding pyruvate dehydrogenase complex dihydrolipoamide acetyltransferase has protein sequence MPINITMPALSPTMEEGNLAKWLVKEGDKVAPGDVIAEIETDKATMEVEAVDEGTVAKLVVPAGTEAVKVNALIAILAADGEDVAEAAKGGAAAPAKAEAPKQEAAKAEAPKEESAPAKAEKPAADQAAASSTPAPVAKSGERIFASPLARRLAKEAGLDLSAVSGSGPHGRIVKTDVEKAAASGGAKAAPAAAASAGAPAPALAKGQSDEAVLKLFEQGSYELVPHDGMRKVIAKRLVESKQTVPHFYVSVDCELDTLLALRAQLNAAAPEKDGKPAYKLSVNDMVIKALALALRDVPDANVSWTESAMVKHKHSDVGVAVSIPGGLITPIIRKAEEKSLSTISNEMKDYGKRAKERKLKPEEYQGGTTAVSNMGMMGVKSFSAVINPPHATILAVGAGEQRAVVKNGEIKIANVMTVTLSTDHRCVDGALGAELIGAFKRYIENPMGMLV, from the coding sequence ATGCCGATAAACATCACCATGCCTGCCCTTTCCCCGACGATGGAAGAGGGCAATCTGGCCAAGTGGCTGGTCAAGGAAGGCGACAAGGTCGCACCCGGTGACGTGATCGCCGAGATCGAGACCGACAAGGCGACCATGGAAGTGGAAGCCGTGGACGAAGGCACGGTTGCCAAGCTGGTCGTTCCGGCCGGCACCGAAGCCGTCAAGGTCAACGCCCTGATCGCCATCCTCGCCGCCGATGGCGAGGATGTGGCCGAGGCGGCAAAGGGCGGCGCTGCCGCTCCCGCCAAGGCCGAGGCTCCGAAGCAGGAAGCTGCAAAGGCCGAAGCGCCGAAGGAAGAATCTGCCCCGGCCAAGGCTGAAAAGCCGGCCGCCGATCAGGCTGCCGCATCTTCCACGCCGGCTCCGGTCGCAAAGTCCGGCGAGCGCATCTTCGCTTCGCCGCTTGCTCGCCGTCTCGCCAAGGAAGCCGGTCTCGACCTCTCGGCCGTTTCCGGTTCCGGCCCGCATGGCCGTATCGTCAAGACCGACGTGGAAAAGGCTGCCGCTTCCGGTGGTGCGAAGGCCGCACCAGCTGCTGCTGCATCCGCAGGCGCACCGGCTCCGGCTCTCGCCAAAGGTCAGTCGGACGAAGCCGTCCTCAAGCTGTTCGAACAGGGCTCCTACGAGCTTGTGCCGCATGACGGCATGCGCAAGGTCATCGCCAAGCGTCTGGTTGAATCCAAGCAGACGGTTCCGCACTTCTACGTCTCCGTGGATTGCGAACTGGACACGCTTCTGGCGCTGCGCGCCCAGCTCAACGCTGCCGCTCCCGAAAAGGACGGCAAGCCCGCTTACAAGCTGTCGGTCAACGACATGGTCATCAAGGCGCTGGCTCTTGCCCTGCGTGATGTGCCTGACGCCAACGTCTCCTGGACGGAAAGCGCCATGGTCAAGCACAAGCACTCGGATGTCGGCGTTGCCGTTTCCATCCCGGGTGGCCTGATCACGCCGATCATCCGCAAGGCGGAAGAAAAGTCGCTCTCCACCATCTCCAACGAGATGAAGGACTACGGCAAGCGCGCGAAAGAGCGCAAGCTGAAGCCCGAGGAGTATCAGGGCGGCACGACCGCCGTGTCCAACATGGGCATGATGGGCGTCAAGAGCTTTTCCGCCGTTATCAACCCGCCGCATGCCACCATCCTGGCGGTCGGCGCGGGCGAACAGCGGGCTGTCGTGAAGAACGGCGAGATCAAGATCGCCAACGTCATGACGGTCACGCTCTCCACCGACCACCGCTGCGTCGATGGCGCGCTCGGAGCCGAGCTGATCGGCGCCTTCAAGCGCTACATCGAAAACCCGATGGGCATGCTGGTTTGA
- a CDS encoding GlsB/YeaQ/YmgE family stress response membrane protein, producing MESVGWIAAIIIGGLAGWLAGKLMDMRFGIFMNIILGIVGSVVAVAVLRTLDVFVQDSRLGYFVTSFLGASLLLFLAKLVRR from the coding sequence ATGGAAAGTGTAGGCTGGATTGCAGCAATCATCATCGGCGGTCTCGCCGGCTGGCTTGCGGGCAAGCTCATGGACATGCGCTTCGGCATCTTCATGAACATCATTCTCGGCATTGTCGGCTCGGTTGTCGCCGTCGCCGTCCTTCGCACCCTTGATGTCTTCGTGCAGGACAGCAGGCTCGGTTATTTCGTCACGTCTTTCCTCGGCGCCAGCCTTTTGCTGTTCCTGGCAAAGCTGGTACGGCGCTGA
- a CDS encoding AraC family transcriptional regulator, which produces MTSASADIRTYRQERPKERHGFVQIVLPVSGRLRIDVAGRQDELSTGRGVFIHRDAPHTQEATASNHSLVVDIDESAVSEQTLERFARVPFLDIAPDTRQLIAYMRDLIGTDGRRDDVAAIWAPLLVDSLATEKADIRQRLRKLSAVVRAEPFFPWTIEMLAACVTISDSRLHALFLEEFGLPPHRWLTGLRMDKVCTLLSKSSLPIAEIALRAGFSDQTALTRAMRNAVGETPATYRRNRGIH; this is translated from the coding sequence ATGACATCCGCATCGGCCGATATCAGAACCTACAGGCAGGAAAGACCGAAAGAGCGGCACGGTTTCGTGCAGATCGTTCTTCCGGTCTCTGGCCGCCTGCGGATCGATGTGGCGGGGCGGCAGGATGAACTGTCGACCGGACGTGGTGTCTTCATCCACCGCGATGCACCGCATACACAGGAAGCGACGGCAAGCAATCACTCGCTGGTGGTCGATATCGATGAAAGTGCTGTTTCCGAACAGACGCTGGAGAGATTCGCCCGCGTGCCGTTTCTCGATATTGCCCCGGACACACGGCAATTGATCGCCTATATGCGCGACCTCATCGGAACGGACGGGCGGCGCGACGATGTCGCCGCGATCTGGGCGCCACTGCTGGTGGATAGTCTCGCGACTGAAAAAGCCGATATCCGCCAACGCCTGCGCAAACTCAGTGCGGTCGTCAGGGCGGAGCCATTCTTTCCCTGGACGATCGAGATGCTGGCGGCCTGCGTGACGATCAGCGACAGCCGCCTGCACGCGTTGTTTCTCGAAGAATTCGGTCTCCCGCCTCACCGTTGGCTTACTGGTCTGCGCATGGACAAGGTTTGCACACTCCTCAGCAAATCCAGCCTGCCGATTGCGGAAATCGCGCTCAGGGCCGGTTTTTCCGACCAGACGGCGCTGACCCGCGCCATGCGCAATGCGGTGGGTGAAACGCCGGCCACCTATCGCCGGAACCGCGGCATTCATTAG
- a CDS encoding SGNH/GDSL hydrolase family protein gives MVKSVLCFGDSLTWGSNAETGGRHSHDDLWPSVLQKALGPDVHVIHEGLGGRTTAYDDHTADCDRNGARLLPTLLHSHAPLDLVIIMLGTNDMKPAIHGSAIVAMKGVERLVKLTRNHVWQVPDWEAPDVLIVAPPQLCETANPFMGAIFRDAIDESAMLASVYRDLADDLDCGFFDAGSVARTTPVDGVHLDAENTRAIGRGLEPVVRMMLGL, from the coding sequence ATGGTGAAGTCGGTCCTCTGCTTTGGCGATTCCCTGACCTGGGGCTCGAATGCGGAAACGGGTGGCCGGCACAGCCATGACGATCTTTGGCCGAGCGTCTTGCAAAAGGCGCTCGGGCCTGACGTGCATGTGATCCACGAAGGGCTGGGCGGTCGCACCACCGCCTATGACGACCACACCGCCGATTGTGACCGCAATGGCGCCCGATTGCTGCCGACGCTGCTGCACAGCCACGCGCCGCTGGATCTGGTCATCATCATGCTCGGCACCAACGACATGAAACCGGCGATCCATGGTTCGGCCATTGTCGCCATGAAGGGTGTCGAGCGACTGGTGAAACTCACGCGCAACCACGTCTGGCAGGTGCCGGACTGGGAAGCGCCTGACGTTCTGATCGTCGCGCCGCCACAATTATGCGAAACGGCCAATCCGTTCATGGGCGCGATCTTTCGTGATGCTATCGATGAATCGGCGATGCTGGCTTCCGTTTACCGGGACCTTGCCGACGACCTCGATTGCGGATTTTTCGATGCCGGGTCTGTTGCCCGAACGACGCCGGTGGACGGCGTTCATCTCGATGCTGAAAACACGCGGGCCATCGGGCGCGGGCTGGAGCCCGTTGTCCGCATGATGCTCGGACTTTGA
- the pdhA gene encoding pyruvate dehydrogenase (acetyl-transferring) E1 component subunit alpha has product MAPRKPATVSGRKTTAKSATEFTGKNSPDFSKEEELHAYREMLLIRRFEEKAGQLYGMGFIGGFCHLYIGQEAVVVGMQMSQKEGDQVITAYRDHGHMLALGMSARGVMAELTGRKGGLSKGKGGSMHMFSKEKHFYGGHGIVGAQVSLGTGLAFANRYRGNDNVSVTYFGDGAANQGQVYESFNMAALWKLPIIYIVENNRYAMGTSTARATAQSNYSLRGQSFGIPGIQVDGMDVRAVKAAADQALEHCRSGKGPIILEMLTYRYRGHSMSDPAKYRSKDEVQKMRSEHDPIEQVKARLLEQGWASEDELKAIDKDVRDIVADSADFAQNDPEPDASELYTDILL; this is encoded by the coding sequence ATGGCGCCGCGAAAACCAGCGACCGTATCCGGCCGCAAGACAACGGCAAAGTCCGCAACCGAATTCACCGGCAAGAACAGCCCGGACTTCTCGAAGGAAGAAGAGCTTCACGCCTATCGTGAAATGCTTCTGATCCGCCGTTTCGAAGAAAAGGCCGGCCAGCTCTATGGCATGGGCTTCATCGGTGGTTTCTGTCACCTCTATATCGGTCAGGAAGCTGTCGTCGTCGGCATGCAGATGTCGCAGAAGGAAGGTGATCAGGTCATCACCGCTTACCGCGACCACGGCCATATGCTCGCACTCGGCATGAGCGCCCGCGGCGTCATGGCCGAATTGACCGGCCGCAAGGGCGGTCTGTCGAAGGGCAAGGGCGGCTCGATGCACATGTTCTCCAAGGAGAAACATTTCTACGGCGGCCACGGCATCGTCGGTGCGCAGGTCTCGCTCGGCACCGGTCTTGCCTTCGCCAACCGCTATCGCGGCAACGACAATGTCTCCGTGACCTATTTCGGTGACGGCGCCGCCAACCAGGGCCAGGTCTACGAGAGCTTCAACATGGCTGCTCTCTGGAAACTGCCAATCATCTATATCGTTGAAAACAATCGTTATGCGATGGGCACCTCGACCGCCCGCGCCACCGCCCAGTCGAACTACTCGCTGCGCGGCCAGTCCTTCGGCATCCCCGGCATCCAGGTGGATGGTATGGATGTGCGCGCCGTCAAGGCCGCCGCCGATCAGGCGCTGGAACATTGCCGTTCCGGCAAGGGTCCGATCATTCTGGAAATGCTGACCTACCGTTATCGCGGTCACTCCATGTCCGACCCGGCGAAATACCGTTCCAAGGACGAAGTGCAGAAGATGCGCTCCGAACATGACCCGATCGAGCAGGTCAAGGCACGGCTTCTGGAGCAGGGCTGGGCAAGCGAAGACGAATTGAAGGCCATCGACAAGGATGTCCGCGATATCGTCGCCGACAGCGCCGACTTCGCCCAGAACGACCCCGAGCCGGATGCATCCGAGCTCTACACCGACATTCTGCTCTGA